In Burkholderia savannae, the DNA window TCCTCATCGAGGCTCGCGACGAGCGGCGCCGTCGGGTTCCAGCGTGTCGGCGTGACCGGTAGGCCGCGCTGCGCGAGATATTGATCCAGCGCAGTCCAAGCGAGCGACGGTAAGGCCACCTTGCCGAGCTTCCCCCCTTTGCCGAGCACATCCAGATCGTGCCCACGATCTCACGTGATCCATGCGGAACTTGCCAAGCTCTCACATCATGCCCCACGCGCGCGCGAATATCGAACTGGCCGCGCTGAGCCGCTTACCTTTCGCGTCTGGCTATTGCGTTTGAACACTACAATGAGCGCCACCCGCATAAAGCTCTGAAATACCGCTCGCCTCGCGAGTTCAGGCGTGCTGCGGTGTCATCGACCTAACGGTGTCCGCGTGTCCTGTGTTACGGGGGCAACTCCAGCAACTATCTCGCCTTCGCAGCGCCTGCCTGCGCCTTTGGGCCGCTGGTGAGGTGTGTGAACAGAACCATCACGACTTGAACGCGTAGCCACATCGCGTCTCCCCAGGGGGATGGAACTGCGTAAAGCAGTGTTTCCTTCTTGTTTTGCATTAAATTATTTACTAGGATGACACATGCTCTCGATTGTTTTGGGAGTCGATATAAGATCCTGCTTAGTGTTGGTTTGGGCTAACTTCCTGAGTTGGTTGGGATGTCGAAATAATAATTGTGCGAATCTGTAATGTCGCAGGCGCATGCACCTTGAATGTGCAAAGCGAGATCGAGGCGAAACGGACCTTCGGAAATAGCTCCGGGTAATTCCCAAAATGTGGGATTTGTCGTGGTGGGGCAACTGATATGCTGCCGTGCATACAAGTGCATCGCTCATTTCTGGGGATGTGGAACAAGTGAACTTTGATGAGGCAGCGAGCAATAAATGATAGAAACAAAAAACGATATGAATTCCCAATCGATGTCTCTGGGTGACTTCGTTGAGCAGAGTCATCAATTCGTCATGTGGTTTATCCACTTGAGGTGTCATGTAAGAGCAAGGGCGACGGCGCTGGAGGGAAAAATAAGAATAGGTTGGAAGTAGTTGTAGACGTAAAAGTATTCGAAATTATATAAAAATAGACATTAACTATAGCAAATCAATCTTTGATATTAGATTTATTTGTATTGAGGCTATGATTAGGGCGGTTGATTGTGGATGTGTTGAAATTTGTTGTAATGAGCCTCGATTTTTGAGGTGAAGGTTTTCTAGGTGAGCCGAATGCGGTAATGTGCCGTACTTTTTGATCCGCTGTCGTGGAAATGAGCAGATACGTGATTCAGTAGAAATGGATGGCCGGGCGGAACTGTGTTCCAGATTACGTTGATGAACCACGATGCATTGGGTGGCAGTGGCGAATGATACGCGTTATCGATATTTTATCCGCGCGATTTATTTTGAGGATGTCCATGGCGAATAGGATAACCAAATCATGATCAGTGCTTGGCTCAAGCTTCAACCGGAGATCGCGCTGTTCGCGAGCCTCGCGATCGGATATCTCATCGGCTCGTTCCGAATCGGGCCAATTCAGTTGGGCGGTGTATGCGGCACGCTGATCGTTGCGTTGTTACTGGGGCAATTGGGAGTCCGGCTGACGCCGGATCTGAAAAATATCGCGTTTGCATTGTTTATCTTTGCGTTGGGATTCACCGGCGGGCCGCAGTTCTTTGCCAATATAGGTTCCGGCTGGCGTTATGGCCTGCTGTCGATTGTGGAAATTGTTTCGGTTCTATCTGTCGTGATGGTCGCGGTTGCGGTGCTCCATCTCGACGCCGGCACGGCCGCCGGCCTCGTTGCCGGTGCGGCGACGGAATCCGCCGTGGTCGGCACGGCGTCAGAGGCGGTCGCAAAGTTGGGTCTCGCGGGCGCTGAAACCGCGCAGTTGCAAGCCAATATCGTAACTGCTTACAGCGTCTGCTATTTGTTTGGCATCCTGACGATCGTCTTGCTTACCAGTCAATTTTCGCCACTCCTACTGCGCGTCAATTTGCGCGATGAGGCGGAGCGTCTTTGGCGCGAGTTGGGCGGCGACGATGCACTTAGCGAGGGGCAGCGAGTAGCGGCTCCCGCTCTGGTTGGGCGCGCGTTTCGGGTCGTATCGGGTGCGAACATGACGATCGCAGCATTCGAAAAGAAGTACGGCAACAACTTGACGGTAGAGCAAGTCGAGCGCGACGGTGCGAAATTGCTGGTCGAGCCTCAATTTGTACTCGCCGCGGGTGATCTCATTTTGGTATTCGGGCGACGTGCGGCATTGATCGCGGCCGCGTCGGATATTGGTCCGGAAATCGCGGGGCGTGGCCTGGAGGTGGTTGTCTGGGACAAAGTCGACGTGGTGCTGACGCGTCGCGAGGTGCAGGGGCTAACAATCGCTCAGGCGCGGGAGTTGGACGCGCCGGAAAACACGCGAGGTGTATACATTGCAGCCGTCACCCGCCAGGAGAGCACGATTCCTGCCTTGCCTGACACTGAACTGAAAGCCGGTGACGTGCTGACGCTGGTCGGCGCAAAGTCGAATCTCGCGCACGGCGCGCGTCAGCTCGGTTACGTGCTTGCGACGACCGAAGCGACGGATCTTGCCTATCTCGGCCTCGGCGTGCTTGTGGGGATCGCGATCGGACACTTGAGCGGCAGCATTGGCGGTGTGTCGATTGCACTCGGCACCGGCGGCGGTTGCTTGCTGTCTGGACTGCTGTTCGGTTGGGTTCGTTCACGCTATCCGCTCGTCGGTTCGCTGCCGTCTGCCGCTGCGCAGGTTCTGAAGGATTTCGGGCTCGCCGCCTTCATTGCCGCAGTCGGCCTGTCGGCCGGACCGGATGCGATCAAACTCCTGTCCAAATACGGCCTCGCGCTGCCGCTCGTCGGCGTTCTTATGGTGCTCGTGCCCGGCTTGCTGTCGCTCTGGCTTGGCCACGCGCTTCTCAAACTCGACGCGCCGATGCTGCTCGGCGCGATCGCCGGTCAGCAGTGCAGTACGCCAGCAATCAGCGCGCTGGTTAGTGCGGCTGGCAATTCCACGCCAGTCATTGGCTACACGATCACCTACGCCTTGTCGAACATCCTGTTGCCGTTGATGGGGCCAGTCGTCGTCGGACTGGTCGGGAAGCTAGGTTGAGGTGAACAAATCTCTGCACTTTCATTGCGAGGAAACGATGGACTGGCTACATGACGTCTTTCACAAATCACCCGAAATCGCGCTGTTTTTCTCTCTGGCGACCGGTTACTTCATCGGCCAGATCAAGTTCGGCAAGTTCCAGCTGGGCGGAGTGGGCGGATCGTTGCTCGCGGCGGTCGTCATCAGCCAGGTGGGCGTCACGGTCGATAACGGCGTGAAGGCGGTGATGTTCGCCATCTTCATTTATGCGGTTGGCTACAACTCGGGGCCGGGATTTTTCAATTCATTGAGTCGTAAGACGCTGCGTGAGGTTGCGATGGCGCTGTTTCTTGCGGTTTCGGCGTTAATTACAGTCGTCGTGTGCGCAAGGCTTTTCCATCTGAACAAGGGAATTGCTGCGGGACTCGCGGGCGGCGCACTGACGCAGTCGGCGATCATCGGGACAGCCGGCGATGCGATCGCGCGCCTTGGCTTGTCCGCCAACCAGACCAAATCGCTACAGTCGGACGTGGCGATTGCCTATGCGGTGACCTATGTGGTCGGCTCGCTCGGCGCGATCCTCGTCTGTGCAAATCTCGTGCCGAAGTTCATGGGGCAGGGCTTGCGCGAAGCGTCGATCGAAGCAGAAAGGGCGCTGGCTGGCGACAATGCGAGGGCTGAGCCGGGGCAGTTGCCGGCGTTGCCGGATCTGGTCGGCAGAGCCTATCGCGTGAATCATGCGTCCGGCCGCACGATTGCGGACATCGAGATGAACCAGGACGACCTGATCACGATTGAGCGCATCCACCGGCATGGAAAGTCGATCGAGCCGCGACCCGATATCAAGCTCGAAAAGGACGATGTGGTGCTCGTCGTCGGCCGTCGCGAAGGGATGGTCGATGTGGCGCCGCTGATCGGTGCCGAAGTGGCCGATACCGATGGCATCAGCGTCGTGATGCAGACCCGTCAGGCGGTATTCACGCGCAAAGGCATGAATCACACGACGATCGCCGCTGCGAAGACGAATATCGATCGGGATCTGCGTCGCGGCGTGTACATCGAGAGCATTACGCGCGTCGGACAGCCGCTGCCCGTTTTGCCGGAAACGCGAGTCGAACACGGCGACGTTATCACGTTCTACGGCACCCCGGAGGACACGAAGCGAGCCGTGCAGGCGGCGGGCTACGAGTTGCCGTACACCATCAAAACCGATTTCATCTACATGGGCGTGGGTATCGTGCTGGGGCTATTGATCGGCCTGATTGTCATCAACGTCGCGGGGATTCCGCTCACGCTCGGCTCGGGTGGCGGCTGCCTACTCGCGGGACTGGTGTTTGGCTGGATGCGTGGTAAGCACCCGATGTACGGCGTGATGCCATCGGCTGCATCGCATCTGCTTCAAGATTTTGGCCTGGCGGCGTTCGTCGCGGTGGTTGGGCTGGACTCGGGTTTGCAGGCTGCCGTCACTGTCAGGCAAAGCGGGCTGACCATCTTTTTGCTTGGCATTTTCGTGACGCTTTTCCCGCTGTTGTTGACGATGCTGTTTGGTCGCTACGTACTGCAATACAAAAACGCCGCGATCCTGGCCGGTGCGCTGGCTGGGTCGCGCAGCGCCAATCCCGCGTTCGGCGGCGTGCTCGACAAGGCGGAAAGCGCCGTGCCGACCGTACCGTTCGCGGTGACTTATGCGCTCGCGAACGTGCTGCTGACGCTTCTCGGGCCGCTCGTCGTGGGGCTCGTTTGATGCATGGCTGCTATATCGCAGCTCAGTTGTTTCTTTCTTGCTGGCGCGGCTGTAGAACGGTCCACCAAGTCGACGTATTACCCTTACTGGAGAATGCATCATGGCAAAAGGCAATGTCGGCAACGACAACAAACGGGCCAAGCTGGCCGCCCTCAGCCCGTTCGAACTGAAGGACGAACTGATCAAGGCAGCGGGCGGCGGCGCGGTCGAGCGCCCGGCGAACGCGGCGATGCTCAATGCCGGCCGCGGCAACCCGAATTTTTTGGCGACGATTCCGCGCCACGCGTTCTGGCAACTGGGACTCTTCTCCATGCGCGAAGCGGAGCGCTCGTTCGCGTACATGCCGGAGGGTTTGGGCGGATTTCCGAAGCGCGAAGGACTTACCGAGCGGTTCGAGCTCTTCGTGCGCGAGAACAGCGGCATACCGGGCGTCGAGTTTCTCGCGGGAGCGGTTTCGTACGTGCGTGACCAGCTCGGGCTTTCGGCCGGTGATTTCCTGTACGAAATGTGCGAAGGTATCCTGGCGTCGAATTATCCGGTTCCGGACCGGATGTTGAAGCTGTCCGAGATCATTGTCGGGCAATACCTGCGCCGCGAGATGATCGGCAAGCATCCGTTCGTCGGTGAATTCGACATCTTCGCGGTCGAAGGCGGCACGGCGGCGATGACTTATATCTTCAGCACCATGCGCCAGAATCATCTGATTCAGCCTGGCGACACGATTGCGCTCGGCATGCCGATCTTCACGCCTTACATCGAGATTCCAGGCCTGAACGATTACCAGTTGAATGTCGTGCACCTGAATGCCGGCGTCGAAAGCAACTGGCAGTACTCGAAGCAGGAACTCGACAAGCTGCGCGATCCGAAAGTCAAGGCATTTTTCCTCGTCAACCCGAGCAATCCGCCGTCGGTGAAACTCGACGACGAGAGCCTCCATTACATTGCGCAAATCGTCAAGGAACGTACCGACCTGATTTTCCTGACCGACGACGTGTACGGCACATTTGCCGACGATTTTGTATCGCTGTTCGCGCTTGCGCCGAAAAACACGATCCTCGTCTACTCGTATTCGAAGTATTTCGGCGCGACTGGCTGGCGGCTCGGCACGATCGCCATTCATCGCGATAACGTGCTTGACCGGTTGATTGCCGAGTTGCCGAAGAATGTGAAGGAGACGCTCCACGAGCGCTATGAATCGATTACCACCGAGCCTGAGAAGTTGAAGTTTATCGATCGGATGGTCGCCGACAGCCGTACTGTTGCACTTAATCATACTGCCGGCCTGTCGACGCCACAGCAAGTGCAGATGGTACTATTTTCTTTGTTCTCGCTGATG includes these proteins:
- the aspT gene encoding aspartate-alanine antiporter, which codes for MISAWLKLQPEIALFASLAIGYLIGSFRIGPIQLGGVCGTLIVALLLGQLGVRLTPDLKNIAFALFIFALGFTGGPQFFANIGSGWRYGLLSIVEIVSVLSVVMVAVAVLHLDAGTAAGLVAGAATESAVVGTASEAVAKLGLAGAETAQLQANIVTAYSVCYLFGILTIVLLTSQFSPLLLRVNLRDEAERLWRELGGDDALSEGQRVAAPALVGRAFRVVSGANMTIAAFEKKYGNNLTVEQVERDGAKLLVEPQFVLAAGDLILVFGRRAALIAAASDIGPEIAGRGLEVVVWDKVDVVLTRREVQGLTIAQARELDAPENTRGVYIAAVTRQESTIPALPDTELKAGDVLTLVGAKSNLAHGARQLGYVLATTEATDLAYLGLGVLVGIAIGHLSGSIGGVSIALGTGGGCLLSGLLFGWVRSRYPLVGSLPSAAAQVLKDFGLAAFIAAVGLSAGPDAIKLLSKYGLALPLVGVLMVLVPGLLSLWLGHALLKLDAPMLLGAIAGQQCSTPAISALVSAAGNSTPVIGYTITYALSNILLPLMGPVVVGLVGKLG
- the aspT gene encoding aspartate-alanine antiporter — protein: MDWLHDVFHKSPEIALFFSLATGYFIGQIKFGKFQLGGVGGSLLAAVVISQVGVTVDNGVKAVMFAIFIYAVGYNSGPGFFNSLSRKTLREVAMALFLAVSALITVVVCARLFHLNKGIAAGLAGGALTQSAIIGTAGDAIARLGLSANQTKSLQSDVAIAYAVTYVVGSLGAILVCANLVPKFMGQGLREASIEAERALAGDNARAEPGQLPALPDLVGRAYRVNHASGRTIADIEMNQDDLITIERIHRHGKSIEPRPDIKLEKDDVVLVVGRREGMVDVAPLIGAEVADTDGISVVMQTRQAVFTRKGMNHTTIAAAKTNIDRDLRRGVYIESITRVGQPLPVLPETRVEHGDVITFYGTPEDTKRAVQAAGYELPYTIKTDFIYMGVGIVLGLLIGLIVINVAGIPLTLGSGGGCLLAGLVFGWMRGKHPMYGVMPSAASHLLQDFGLAAFVAVVGLDSGLQAAVTVRQSGLTIFLLGIFVTLFPLLLTMLFGRYVLQYKNAAILAGALAGSRSANPAFGGVLDKAESAVPTVPFAVTYALANVLLTLLGPLVVGLV
- a CDS encoding bifunctional aspartate transaminase/aspartate 4-decarboxylase — its product is MAKGNVGNDNKRAKLAALSPFELKDELIKAAGGGAVERPANAAMLNAGRGNPNFLATIPRHAFWQLGLFSMREAERSFAYMPEGLGGFPKREGLTERFELFVRENSGIPGVEFLAGAVSYVRDQLGLSAGDFLYEMCEGILASNYPVPDRMLKLSEIIVGQYLRREMIGKHPFVGEFDIFAVEGGTAAMTYIFSTMRQNHLIQPGDTIALGMPIFTPYIEIPGLNDYQLNVVHLNAGVESNWQYSKQELDKLRDPKVKAFFLVNPSNPPSVKLDDESLHYIAQIVKERTDLIFLTDDVYGTFADDFVSLFALAPKNTILVYSYSKYFGATGWRLGTIAIHRDNVLDRLIAELPKNVKETLHERYESITTEPEKLKFIDRMVADSRTVALNHTAGLSTPQQVQMVLFSLFSLMDTPDAYKGALKRLIRSRKRALYEEMGIAFEDNDSNQVDYYTILDVEFLGERMFGREFVEWLFQNTEPSELLFRLAREARVVLLPGRGFGTAHPSGRVSLANLNESDYRKIGRAMRKLIDEYVERYTAATGTKLDGKE